From the Moraxella sp. FZFQ2102 genome, the window TAATACCTTAGCAAGGAAAATCCATGGCAAAACGATCTAATGCACAAGCCAAAACCAAAGCCAAAACGCAAGCTGACGCACAAGCCGATGTGCAAAACCAAAGCACACATGATGCGCCTAGCGATACAGCGGCACAATTTCACTTTAGCCAAGATTGGTTCAGCTCCATGCAGTCCAATTTCGACTATATCTTTAATGATATCAAGCCGCGTCGAGTGCTTGAGATTGGTGCTTTTGAAGGGCGTTCGACTTGCTATTTCATCGAAAAATGCGCAAGCTTTCACGATGAAGGCGTGGAGATTGTCAGTATCGATACTTGGCAAGGCGGTCAGGAGCATGGCGATATTGACATGAATGCGGCAGAAGCGGCGTATATGCACAATGTGCAGCTGCAGGTGAATCGCTTCAGTGGCGTGACAGTCACCAAGATCAAATCCGATTCGCACTCGGCGATGATTAAGCTTTTGGCTGATGGGCAGGCGGGCAGTTTTGATTTTATTTATGTCGATGGCTCGCACGAAGCACCGGATGTACTGTTTGACGCATTATTGGCGCATCGTTTGGTGAAAGTGGATGGTGTAATTGGCTTTGATGATTATCTGTGGTCGCCTGATACAGCGCCGAACCACAACCATTATCTACTGGTCAAGCCGGCTGTGGATCATTATATCAATACTTATCAACAAAAAGTCCATGTGGTGCAGCGTTTGCCACATTTTTATCAATTATATGTCATCAAATTATCAGATTAAGGAACATAACAATGACTAAGCATTATGATTATATCGCCATCGGTGGCGGCAGCGGCGGTATCGCATCGATCAATCGCGCGGCAAGTTATGGCAAAAAATGCGCCATTATCGAAGCACGACACATCGGCGGTACTTGTGTGAATGTCGGCTGTGTACCGAAGAAAATCATGTGGCATGGTGCGCAATTGGCAGATGCGATCGCCAAGCATGCGCCTGATTATGGCTTTGATGTTACGGTTAATGGCTTTGATTTTGCAACTTTGGTCAAAAATCGACAAGCTTACATCGAGCGTGTGCATCAGTCTTATCAGCGCGGCTTTGATAATAATAAAGTGGAAGTGATCACAGGATTTGCCAAATTCATCGACAAAAACACTGTTGAAGTAAACGGCGAGCAGATCACCGCCGATCATATCTTGATCGCCACAGGCGGTCGCCCAAGTCGCCCTGACATCGAAGGTAGCGAGCTTGGCATTGATTCGGATGGATTTTTTGAGCTGACAGCACTGCCTAAGCGCATTGCGGTGGTTGGTGCAGGCTATATCGCTGTTGAGCTGGCAGGTGTGGTCAATAGCCTTGGTGCAGATACGCAGCTTTTGGTGCGTGGTGATAAGCCGCTGCGTAATTTTGATGCTGATATTGTTGAGACCTTGGTCAAGGTGATGGATAAAGATGGCATTGAGCTTGTGACGGCAGCATCGCCATCTAAGCTTAGCAAGAATGATGACGGCAACATCACCATCACACTTGCTGATGGTCGCACGATTGAGACGGACTGTGTGGTCTGGGCGATTGGGCGCGATCCTGCGACGGACGGCATTGGGCTTGACACTGTCGGCGTGGCGATGAATGACAAAGGGCAAATCATCGTCGATGAATACCAAAATACCAACATCGATGGCATCTATGCGGTCGGTGATATTATCGCAGGCGGCATTGCGCTGACGCCTGTGGCGGTAGCGGCAGGTCGTCGTCTGTCTGAGCGACTGTTCAATAACAAACCAAATGAGAAGCTTGATTATCGCCTTGTGCCGACGGTGATGTTCAGCCATCCACCGATTGGGACGATCGGCATGACCGAAGAACAGGCGGTGGCGTACTATGGCGCCGATCAGATCAAGGTCTATCATTCAAGCTTTACGCCAATGTACAGCGCGGTGACGCAGCATCGCGAGCCTTGCCGCATGAAGCTTGTGTGCCTAGGCAGTGATGAGAAAATCATCGGTCTGCATGGTATTGGCTTTGGGGTTGATGAGATGATTCAAGGCTTTGCGGTGGCGATCAAAATGGGTGCAACCAAGGCAGACTTTGATAATACCGTCGCCATCCATCCGACAGGCTCAGAAGAGTTTGTGACGATGCGATGAGTGTGTTGTTCATTTAACACCAATAAAAAATCAGCCATCATTGAAAAGATGATGGCTGATTTTTTACGGCTGTTTTTTTATTGCCAAGCAAGCTTATTTGGCAGATTTAGCCTGTGCGGTTTGTGGTTTATCCGCATCAAACATTAGATGCGCTGCTTCTAGCACATAGGCTTCGCTCTCTGGCAGTTTCGGGCGTTCGTTCTCTTTCATTGCCGCGCGCTCTTCGGCGATGGCATCTAGGTTGGCTTGATAAGTGGACCAACTGGTGAACGGTGTTTCGCCCGTGGCTTGACGGCGTGCATTTTCGGCAGCCAAGGTCTGATCTTCGATGTCTTTTAGCTTAGCACGGCGTTTGTTTAAGCTGACTTCGGCAGGTTTTTTATCATCATCAAGTGCGCGGATGTCGTTGAGTTTATTTAGGAAAATAAACTGTGGATCATGTGCTTGGCGTGCTTGTGATTGCTCGTTCAAAGTCTCGATTAATGCTTGTGAATACTTACCTTCAGCGGTGTAGTTGGTCGATGCGATGGTATCCCAAGGTAGTGGGTTTTTGTATTCGCGTTCGCCAAATTCCATACCTTTATAGATATTGACCAGTTCGACATCAGGCACGACGCCTTTGTTTTGGGTGCTGCCACCATTGACGCGGTAGAATTTGTTTTGGGTAATGGTCATTGAGCCTAATGCCAAATCATCGCGCTGTGCTTGTGCTGAGCCCTTACCTGTGGTGGTGCTACCGACGATCAGACCAAGTCCATAATCTTGAATAGCAGCAGCAAAAATCTCACTGGCAGATGCTGAGCCTAAGTTCACAAGCACCGCCATATCGCCTTGGTACAGCTGCTTGCCGCCATCACCATCGCGATAGATACGCACATTGCCGCGGTTGTCACGGATCTGTACCAGTGGGCCTTCTTTGATGAAGAAGCCGAGCATTTTGGCGACTTCATCGAGTGAGCCGCCTGGATTGTTACGCAGATCGACAACCAGACCATCAATGCCTTGGGCAGTCATGTCTTTGAGTGCTTTTTCGGTGTCATTGCTAACGCTGCGGTATTGACTGGCGTCCAAGCCTTCACGGCGCGCTTGGAAGTTTAGATAAAACGATGGAATCTCAAGCACGCCGACGCGTTTGTTCACCCCTTCATATGGCACTTCGATGATGCGATGCTGTACGCCCGATTCTTCTTGTTGGATGACATCGCGCGTGAGTGTCACGGTGCGCGCTTGTGAATCTGGGGTGTTGGGCTGTTTGACACGGATGGTAACATTGGTGCCGCGCTTACCACGGATCAAGGCGACAATCTCGCGCGTGGTATAGCCGACAGTATCGACCATCGCTTCACCATCTTGGGCGACGCCGATGATCAGATCGTTGGCACGCACTTGTCCAGACTTAGCAGCAGGGCCGCCATCGACTAGGCTGATGATGCGAATATAATCAGGATTTTTACGATCTGGGCGGATTGATACGCCAATGCCTTCAAGCTGTAGGCTGTTTTGGATCTGCATATCTTGGGCTTGTACAGGCGCAAAATAATTACTGTGCGGATCATAGGTCAGCGTCGCCGAATCTAGGATATATTCCATGATTTCGTCATTTTTTAGTCGTTGAAGTTGCTCTTGTTGGCGCGTTAGGCGGTTAAGCAAAATCTCAGTTGGCGTGCGACTTTCTGCCTTGACCAAGTCTTGACCGCGCGACAGCTCAGGATTGTCCAGATAAGCTTGGTCTTTGGCTTTGTCATCTTCTTGGCTGATGGTCAGATTGATCAGTGAATAGGTCAGCTGATTTTGCCAATAGGCGTGCTGCTCTTGCTTTGAGCCAAAGTGTGGCGCATCTTCGCGATCGATAACGATGCTTTGATCGGTATTCAGATTGATTGGTTTTGCCAAGAAGTTTTTGGCAAAGTCATAATATTCATTTGAGCGCGTGCGATAGCGTTCAAAAATCTCAATCCCTGCACTCAGATCGCCACGCAGCAGACGCTGTGCATAGCTTGCGCCGTATTTGGCGGTGAATTCATCGATGTCTGATTGTAAAAATAGTGTATGATTTGGGTCAAGTTTATCAAAATACATCGTTAAGATTTTGTTGCCCATTTGCTCATCCATGCGCTCATCCAAATAATGCGCGCGATCGAGCAAAATCCCAACTTGGCGTGCGGTGATGCGCTGTTCAGGTGATGGCGAAAAAGCGGCTTGATCGGCAGCATTGGCAACGCCAGCGTAGCTTTGGGCGATGATGACGCCAGCGACTGCGGTTGCGATGCCAGAAAGTAGATATTGGCGCTTCGACATGGGTAATCCTTATTTGAATACTTATTCAAGATCATGGTGATAAAAATAATAGATGTATCTTATCACAAAAATCCCAAGAATTTTTTGCATAAGTGATGGTTTTTGTAGAAACTGCCTAAGATGGCGTTACATTGGGGTAAATTTTTGGGCTTTGGGTGAGAATTGGGTAAGGATTTTGTTTACCAACTGATGACAATTTAATGGCGGATAGGCGTGCTATTTTGGGCGGTTTCGTGGCATAATAGCGGATATTTTGATGATTATTAAAGGTGAATGTATGGCAGTTGGCATCATTATGGCGGATGTGGCAGGCAAGGTACTGGATGACAGTGATCGCGCGTTGTTGGCGAATCCTGAAGTGGGTGGAATGATTTTGTTCGCGCGTAATGTTGAGTCGCCTGAGCAGGTGCGTGCTTTGACCGACAGTATGCGCGCGGCAAGTGCTGATGTGCTGATTGCGGTGGATCAAGAAGGTGGCCGCGTGGCGCGTTTTCGCCAAGGTTTCTCGCCGCTGCCTGCGATGGGTAAGCTTGGCAAGCTGTATGATTGTGACCCTGAGCGTGCTTTGTCTTTGGCTTATGACTGCGGCTATCTGATGGCGGCAGAAGTGCTGGCGGTGGGTGTGGATTTTAGCTTTGCGCCTGTGCTTGATGTCGATGGGGTAAGTCTTGTGATTGGTGATCGTGCTTTTCATGCGTCGCCTGATGCTATTGTCGCGCTGTCATCAGAATTTATGAAAGGCATGAAAGCAGCTGGCATGGCGACCACGGGCAAACATTTTCCAGGGCATGGCTCGATCGCGCCTGATTCTCATGTGGCAGATGCCATCGATGAGCGTAGTTTTGATGAGATTTTTAATTTCGATACCCAAACCTTTGTGCGTACGCTCGATCAGCTTGATGCTTTGATGCCTGCGCATGTGATTTTTAGCCAAGTCGATGATAAGCCTGCGGGATTTTCTAAGGTATGGCTTGGTAAGATTATTCGTGATCAGCTTGGCTATGATGGTGTGCTGTTTTCTGATGATCTCAATATGAAAGCGGCGCATGTGGCAGGTGGTGTCGGTGAGCGCGTACAAGCTGCCATCGATGCTGGCTGTGATATGGCGCTGGTGTGTAATGATCGTGATGGCGCGCTGATTGCGATTGAGACTGCCAAGCGGATGCAGACTCTGCCACACAATCGCTTTGGTCGTATGAAAGGTAAAATCCCTACATGGCAAGGTAGTCTGGATGCGACCTGTCAGCAGTTTGCCGATTATCAGCGCGCGCGTGATAGTGTGCAGGCGGCGTTTTTCTGCGAAGATACTGAAGTAGGCACAGCGGGCGTTGATCCGACTAATTATGTGAATAATACTAAGGCTTGATTGTCTTTTATGATAAATTTTTAAAAAGTCACATAACCGCTTGAATCTTCAGGCGGTTTTTTAATTTTTGATCAAAAATCTTAACCGCACATGGTCATAAACAAAGTTAAAAATCAGCGTATAAACCATCACCGCAAGGGTCATGCCAAGATCAGCGATGAATGCTTGCCATAAGCTCAATGCTAAAAAATACGCTACTACAGGCAGGGTGAACAGTAGCAAACCGCCTTCAAAGGCAATGGTATGACATAGCCGTACGCCCAGAGTGCGCGTCTGTCTGGGTGCAGTAAAAATGTGATCAAAACCTAAGTTAAACACCATATTCCACACCATCGCCATCACTGAGATCATCACGCTGATGCCGATGGCTGCCGCTGCATGGATTTGCAAAAACAACAGCACAACCACCGCCGACACACCAACTGCACCGATCTCAAATAAGACAGTGTGGATCAGTCGCTCTTTGGCGCTCATTGGGATATTGGGCGTATTTGCCATAGTTGTTTTATTGCTTTAGGGGGCGGTATTTTTTGTTCAAGGCTTGTAAAATCGCATAAGTCTCAGCGTCCATCACTCCTGTCGGCAGGCGTGGGCGAAAGTGCAGCTGAAAGGCGTAGATGACATTTTGGCTAGCTCTGTCCCATTCTGCTGTGTCATTCACCGTGTAGCCGTAGCGTTGTAGCTCAGCTTTGATCTCGGTGATGGTGGCAGGATTATTAAAATTAATCGCGCTGTGCGTGATCGCTGTCAAAAACTCTGCCTTGTCCGCATCATCATACCACGCGCCGATGCCATGCGTGCGATACAGATATTCCCATGGAAACTTCGCACCAGGGTCGATTTTGCGATTAGGCGCGATGTCTGAATGCCCCAAGATATGCGTCGGATCGATGGCGTATTTGCTGCTTAGCATACTGATGAGCTGGGCGGCTTTGGCGATTTGCTTGGGCTGAAAATCCACAAAGCCTTCATACGGGCGGTAGTTGCTGTATTTGCCTTTAATGCCATCGCTGACGATTTCGATGCCAAGTGATGTGTCATTGAGCGCGCTTTTGCCACGAAAGCTGCTGCGACCTGCGTGCCATGCGCGTTTATTATCATCAACCAGCTGATAGATCTTATCATCATCGCCATCAGGAATCAGATAGTGGCTGCTGACTTCGCCTTGGGTCAGCACCTCCAATGAACCATCGTTATCTTCGGCGGTGTAGTGCAGGATAATGAACTCAATGCGTTCAGACTGTCCGATGGCACGGTGCGTGGTATCGATCGGATAGTGCGGTATGCTTGCACAGCCTGTCAAGACCAGCGCGGTAAAGATGGTGGAAAATAAGAATTTTGACATAGGTATTTGTGTGTGGTTATTTGGGCGTTTTCAATGTTTGTGATTTAAAATTTAGAAAAATCCTGCACGGTTGTTTCATTATAATCAGATTATTTGAAAAAACCGTGAAGATTTGTGGTGATTTTCTAAATCTACACCCAAGCTTATTCTCAGGCAGGCGCGATCCAGCCCAATTGAGCCA encodes:
- a CDS encoding N-acetylmuramoyl-L-alanine amidase; translation: MSKFLFSTIFTALVLTGCASIPHYPIDTTHRAIGQSERIEFIILHYTAEDNDGSLEVLTQGEVSSHYLIPDGDDDKIYQLVDDNKRAWHAGRSSFRGKSALNDTSLGIEIVSDGIKGKYSNYRPYEGFVDFQPKQIAKAAQLISMLSSKYAIDPTHILGHSDIAPNRKIDPGAKFPWEYLYRTHGIGAWYDDADKAEFLTAITHSAINFNNPATITEIKAELQRYGYTVNDTAEWDRASQNVIYAFQLHFRPRLPTGVMDAETYAILQALNKKYRPLKQ
- the nagZ gene encoding beta-N-acetylhexosaminidase — protein: MAVGIIMADVAGKVLDDSDRALLANPEVGGMILFARNVESPEQVRALTDSMRAASADVLIAVDQEGGRVARFRQGFSPLPAMGKLGKLYDCDPERALSLAYDCGYLMAAEVLAVGVDFSFAPVLDVDGVSLVIGDRAFHASPDAIVALSSEFMKGMKAAGMATTGKHFPGHGSIAPDSHVADAIDERSFDEIFNFDTQTFVRTLDQLDALMPAHVIFSQVDDKPAGFSKVWLGKIIRDQLGYDGVLFSDDLNMKAAHVAGGVGERVQAAIDAGCDMALVCNDRDGALIAIETAKRMQTLPHNRFGRMKGKIPTWQGSLDATCQQFADYQRARDSVQAAFFCEDTEVGTAGVDPTNYVNNTKA
- a CDS encoding PACE efflux transporter; amino-acid sequence: MANTPNIPMSAKERLIHTVLFEIGAVGVSAVVVLLFLQIHAAAAIGISVMISVMAMVWNMVFNLGFDHIFTAPRQTRTLGVRLCHTIAFEGGLLLFTLPVVAYFLALSLWQAFIADLGMTLAVMVYTLIFNFVYDHVRLRFLIKN
- a CDS encoding class I SAM-dependent methyltransferase yields the protein MAKRSNAQAKTKAKTQADAQADVQNQSTHDAPSDTAAQFHFSQDWFSSMQSNFDYIFNDIKPRRVLEIGAFEGRSTCYFIEKCASFHDEGVEIVSIDTWQGGQEHGDIDMNAAEAAYMHNVQLQVNRFSGVTVTKIKSDSHSAMIKLLADGQAGSFDFIYVDGSHEAPDVLFDALLAHRLVKVDGVIGFDDYLWSPDTAPNHNHYLLVKPAVDHYINTYQQKVHVVQRLPHFYQLYVIKLSD
- a CDS encoding carboxy terminal-processing peptidase encodes the protein MSKRQYLLSGIATAVAGVIIAQSYAGVANAADQAAFSPSPEQRITARQVGILLDRAHYLDERMDEQMGNKILTMYFDKLDPNHTLFLQSDIDEFTAKYGASYAQRLLRGDLSAGIEIFERYRTRSNEYYDFAKNFLAKPINLNTDQSIVIDREDAPHFGSKQEQHAYWQNQLTYSLINLTISQEDDKAKDQAYLDNPELSRGQDLVKAESRTPTEILLNRLTRQQEQLQRLKNDEIMEYILDSATLTYDPHSNYFAPVQAQDMQIQNSLQLEGIGVSIRPDRKNPDYIRIISLVDGGPAAKSGQVRANDLIIGVAQDGEAMVDTVGYTTREIVALIRGKRGTNVTIRVKQPNTPDSQARTVTLTRDVIQQEESGVQHRIIEVPYEGVNKRVGVLEIPSFYLNFQARREGLDASQYRSVSNDTEKALKDMTAQGIDGLVVDLRNNPGGSLDEVAKMLGFFIKEGPLVQIRDNRGNVRIYRDGDGGKQLYQGDMAVLVNLGSASASEIFAAAIQDYGLGLIVGSTTTGKGSAQAQRDDLALGSMTITQNKFYRVNGGSTQNKGVVPDVELVNIYKGMEFGEREYKNPLPWDTIASTNYTAEGKYSQALIETLNEQSQARQAHDPQFIFLNKLNDIRALDDDKKPAEVSLNKRRAKLKDIEDQTLAAENARRQATGETPFTSWSTYQANLDAIAEERAAMKENERPKLPESEAYVLEAAHLMFDADKPQTAQAKSAK
- the gorA gene encoding glutathione-disulfide reductase — protein: MTKHYDYIAIGGGSGGIASINRAASYGKKCAIIEARHIGGTCVNVGCVPKKIMWHGAQLADAIAKHAPDYGFDVTVNGFDFATLVKNRQAYIERVHQSYQRGFDNNKVEVITGFAKFIDKNTVEVNGEQITADHILIATGGRPSRPDIEGSELGIDSDGFFELTALPKRIAVVGAGYIAVELAGVVNSLGADTQLLVRGDKPLRNFDADIVETLVKVMDKDGIELVTAASPSKLSKNDDGNITITLADGRTIETDCVVWAIGRDPATDGIGLDTVGVAMNDKGQIIVDEYQNTNIDGIYAVGDIIAGGIALTPVAVAAGRRLSERLFNNKPNEKLDYRLVPTVMFSHPPIGTIGMTEEQAVAYYGADQIKVYHSSFTPMYSAVTQHREPCRMKLVCLGSDEKIIGLHGIGFGVDEMIQGFAVAIKMGATKADFDNTVAIHPTGSEEFVTMR